From Lolium perenne isolate Kyuss_39 chromosome 5, Kyuss_2.0, whole genome shotgun sequence, a single genomic window includes:
- the LOC127302165 gene encoding F-box/FBD/LRR-repeat protein At2g04230 isoform X2, translating into MGVLALERQRRRQTRDGSIPLLGKRGCSSSQQDDDSEGGEKVKYSGLDLPEDIWRHIYSLVPMQDAARAACVSRSFQHYWRCYPNLTFSNSILGWDRDGPWKDEMCVENEFASKVNKVMTNHSGIGLKSIKLEFYGHKSSDCCFLDSWLRVALTPAIEKLRLQLSSDETTYSFPCSLLSDQCGNSIRYLHLAGCFFRPAVRLSCFRSMTILHLYVMCISEDELWCLLSSCSALEQFGFGNNNEITCLKIPCVLQRLRDLRVVGCDKLRAIESKAPNLFSFTFLGERVQLSLGESLQLKKLTMSYSFALDDARDTLPSTMPNLESLEIISYLETNTRIMRRQFLCLKYLRVAVSGYTYPHTNDYISFVPFLAACPCLETFVLQVPAPKEHESIFRDPSDLRRMPGHRHAKLKSVDIIGFNSAKSLIELMVHIMETSGSLESLTLDTVGFVLRCSENDIDKCFTMRESAHSRMEVPLALSAIEKYIQCKIPSTVKLDVLEPCGRCHAC; encoded by the exons ATGGGGGTGCTCGCGCtggagcggcagcggcggcgccagACCCGTG ATGGATCAATTCCTTTGTTGGGGAAAAGAGGATGCTCATCCTCGCAACAAGATGATGATTCAGAAGGTGGAGAAAAAGTGAAATACTCTGGGTTGGATCTTCCAGAG GACATTTGGCGTCATATATACTCACTAGTGCCAATGCAAGATGCTGCTCGTGCTGCCTGTGTGTCTCGCTCCTTTCAACATTATTGGAGGTGCTACCCCAATCTCACATTCAGTAACTCCATTTTAGGCTGGGACAGAGATGGACCTTGGAAGGATGAGATGTGCGTGGAAAATGAGTTTGCCAGCAAAGTTAACAAAGTTATGACAAACCACTCCGGCATTGGCTTGAAGAGTATCAAGCTCGAATTCTATGGCCACAAGTCCAGCGATTGTTGTTTTCTAGATAGCTGGCTTCGGGTTGCTCTTACACCGGCGATTGAAAAACTCCGCCTTCAGCTGTCCTCAGATGAGACAACATACAGCTTCCCATGCTCACTTTTGTCTGATCAGTGTGGGAACTCGATTCGGTATCTACATCTTGCGGGCTGCTTCTTCCGTCCTGCTGTCAGACTCAGTTGCTTCAGAAGCATGACGATTCTGCACTTGTATGTTATGTGTATCAGTGAGGATGAGTTATGGTGCCTTCTTTCCAGTTGTTCTGCTTTGGAGCAGTTTGGATTTGGGAATAACAATGAGATAACTTGCCTGAAGATACCTTGTGTGCTGCAGCGGCTCAGAGACCTGCGGGTTGTCGGATGCGACAAATTACGAGCGATAGAGAGCAAAGCTCCAAACCTCTTCAGTTTTACCTTTCTTGGTGAACGAGTACAACTCTCACTTGGAGAGTCGTTGCAGTTGAAGAAGCTAACAATGTCATATTCATTTGCCCTGGACGATGCTCGTGACACCCTTCCGTCTACTATGCCAAATCTGGAAAGTCTTGAGATAATTTCCTATCTGGAG ACTAATACCCGCATTATGCGGCGCCAATTCCTCTGCCTCAAGTACCTGCGGGTTGCTGTTAGTGGATACACGTATCCTCATACCAATGATTATATTTCCTTTGTTCCTTTTCTGGCTGCTTGTCCTTGCTTGGAGACTTTTGTGTTGCAA GTACCGGCACCCAAGGAGCATGAGTCGATTTTCAGAGATCCCTCGGATCTGAGACGGATGCCAGGACATCGCCATGCAAAGCTGAAGAGTGTGGATATCATTGGCTTTAACTCTGCAAAGAGCTTGATCGAGCTAATGGTTCATATCATGGAGACTTCAGGGTCACTAGAGTCCCTTACACTGGACACCGTTGGTTTTGTTCTTAGATGCTCTGAGAACGACATTGACAAATGCTTTACCATGCGTGAGAGTGCACACTCACGCATGGAAGTCCCTCTAGCGCTCTCGGCTATAGAAAAGTACATCCAATGCAAGATCCCCTCCACGGTTAAGTTAGATGTTCTTGAGCCTTGTGGCCGATGCCATGCTTGTTGA
- the LOC127302165 gene encoding F-box/FBD/LRR-repeat protein At2g04230 isoform X4 → MGVLALERQRRRQTRDGSIPLLGKRGCSSSQQDDDSEGGEKVKYSGLDLPEDIWRHIYSLVPMQDAARAACVSRSFQHYWRCYPNLTFSNSILGWDRDGPWKDEMCVENEFASKVNKVMTNHSGIGLKSIKLEFYGHKSSDCCFLDSWLRVALTPAIEKLRLQLSSDETTYSFPCSLLSDQCGNSIRYLHLAGCFFRPAVRLSCFRSMTILHLYVMCISEDELWCLLSSCSALEQFGFGNNNEITCLKIPCVLQRLRDLRVVGCDKLRAIESKAPNLFSFTFLGERVQLSLGESLQLKKLTMSYSFALDDARDTLPSTMPNLESLEIISYLETNTRIMRRQFLCLKYLRVAVSGYTYPHTNDYISFVPFLAACPCLETFVLQGSNEPSCS, encoded by the exons ATGGGGGTGCTCGCGCtggagcggcagcggcggcgccagACCCGTG ATGGATCAATTCCTTTGTTGGGGAAAAGAGGATGCTCATCCTCGCAACAAGATGATGATTCAGAAGGTGGAGAAAAAGTGAAATACTCTGGGTTGGATCTTCCAGAG GACATTTGGCGTCATATATACTCACTAGTGCCAATGCAAGATGCTGCTCGTGCTGCCTGTGTGTCTCGCTCCTTTCAACATTATTGGAGGTGCTACCCCAATCTCACATTCAGTAACTCCATTTTAGGCTGGGACAGAGATGGACCTTGGAAGGATGAGATGTGCGTGGAAAATGAGTTTGCCAGCAAAGTTAACAAAGTTATGACAAACCACTCCGGCATTGGCTTGAAGAGTATCAAGCTCGAATTCTATGGCCACAAGTCCAGCGATTGTTGTTTTCTAGATAGCTGGCTTCGGGTTGCTCTTACACCGGCGATTGAAAAACTCCGCCTTCAGCTGTCCTCAGATGAGACAACATACAGCTTCCCATGCTCACTTTTGTCTGATCAGTGTGGGAACTCGATTCGGTATCTACATCTTGCGGGCTGCTTCTTCCGTCCTGCTGTCAGACTCAGTTGCTTCAGAAGCATGACGATTCTGCACTTGTATGTTATGTGTATCAGTGAGGATGAGTTATGGTGCCTTCTTTCCAGTTGTTCTGCTTTGGAGCAGTTTGGATTTGGGAATAACAATGAGATAACTTGCCTGAAGATACCTTGTGTGCTGCAGCGGCTCAGAGACCTGCGGGTTGTCGGATGCGACAAATTACGAGCGATAGAGAGCAAAGCTCCAAACCTCTTCAGTTTTACCTTTCTTGGTGAACGAGTACAACTCTCACTTGGAGAGTCGTTGCAGTTGAAGAAGCTAACAATGTCATATTCATTTGCCCTGGACGATGCTCGTGACACCCTTCCGTCTACTATGCCAAATCTGGAAAGTCTTGAGATAATTTCCTATCTGGAG ACTAATACCCGCATTATGCGGCGCCAATTCCTCTGCCTCAAGTACCTGCGGGTTGCTGTTAGTGGATACACGTATCCTCATACCAATGATTATATTTCCTTTGTTCCTTTTCTGGCTGCTTGTCCTTGCTTGGAGACTTTTGTGTTGCAA GGGAGTAATGAACCTAGTTGTTCATAG
- the LOC127302165 gene encoding uncharacterized protein isoform X3 yields the protein MQDAARAACVSRSFQHYWRCYPNLTFSNSILGWDRDGPWKDEMCVENEFASKVNKVMTNHSGIGLKSIKLEFYGHKSSDCCFLDSWLRVALTPAIEKLRLQLSSDETTYSFPCSLLSDQCGNSIRYLHLAGCFFRPAVRLSCFRSMTILHLYVMCISEDELWCLLSSCSALEQFGFGNNNEITCLKIPCVLQRLRDLRVVGCDKLRAIESKAPNLFSFTFLGERVQLSLGESLQLKKLTMSYSFALDDARDTLPSTMPNLESLEIISYLETNTRIMRRQFLCLKYLRVAVSGYTYPHTNDYISFVPFLAACPCLETFVLQVPAPKEHESIFRDPSDLRRMPGHRHAKLKSVDIIGFNSAKSLIELMVHIMETSGSLESLTLDTVGFVLRCSENDIDKCFTMRESAHSRMEVPLALSAIEKYIQCKIPSTVKLDVLEPCGRCHAC from the exons ATGCAAGATGCTGCTCGTGCTGCCTGTGTGTCTCGCTCCTTTCAACATTATTGGAGGTGCTACCCCAATCTCACATTCAGTAACTCCATTTTAGGCTGGGACAGAGATGGACCTTGGAAGGATGAGATGTGCGTGGAAAATGAGTTTGCCAGCAAAGTTAACAAAGTTATGACAAACCACTCCGGCATTGGCTTGAAGAGTATCAAGCTCGAATTCTATGGCCACAAGTCCAGCGATTGTTGTTTTCTAGATAGCTGGCTTCGGGTTGCTCTTACACCGGCGATTGAAAAACTCCGCCTTCAGCTGTCCTCAGATGAGACAACATACAGCTTCCCATGCTCACTTTTGTCTGATCAGTGTGGGAACTCGATTCGGTATCTACATCTTGCGGGCTGCTTCTTCCGTCCTGCTGTCAGACTCAGTTGCTTCAGAAGCATGACGATTCTGCACTTGTATGTTATGTGTATCAGTGAGGATGAGTTATGGTGCCTTCTTTCCAGTTGTTCTGCTTTGGAGCAGTTTGGATTTGGGAATAACAATGAGATAACTTGCCTGAAGATACCTTGTGTGCTGCAGCGGCTCAGAGACCTGCGGGTTGTCGGATGCGACAAATTACGAGCGATAGAGAGCAAAGCTCCAAACCTCTTCAGTTTTACCTTTCTTGGTGAACGAGTACAACTCTCACTTGGAGAGTCGTTGCAGTTGAAGAAGCTAACAATGTCATATTCATTTGCCCTGGACGATGCTCGTGACACCCTTCCGTCTACTATGCCAAATCTGGAAAGTCTTGAGATAATTTCCTATCTGGAG ACTAATACCCGCATTATGCGGCGCCAATTCCTCTGCCTCAAGTACCTGCGGGTTGCTGTTAGTGGATACACGTATCCTCATACCAATGATTATATTTCCTTTGTTCCTTTTCTGGCTGCTTGTCCTTGCTTGGAGACTTTTGTGTTGCAA GTACCGGCACCCAAGGAGCATGAGTCGATTTTCAGAGATCCCTCGGATCTGAGACGGATGCCAGGACATCGCCATGCAAAGCTGAAGAGTGTGGATATCATTGGCTTTAACTCTGCAAAGAGCTTGATCGAGCTAATGGTTCATATCATGGAGACTTCAGGGTCACTAGAGTCCCTTACACTGGACACCGTTGGTTTTGTTCTTAGATGCTCTGAGAACGACATTGACAAATGCTTTACCATGCGTGAGAGTGCACACTCACGCATGGAAGTCCCTCTAGCGCTCTCGGCTATAGAAAAGTACATCCAATGCAAGATCCCCTCCACGGTTAAGTTAGATGTTCTTGAGCCTTGTGGCCGATGCCATGCTTGTTGA
- the LOC127302165 gene encoding uncharacterized protein isoform X1, protein MIIFPLFLFWLLVLAWRLLCCKGVMNLVVHSAHGALFLNSIDCSAVKKDGRYIFELVDQCIEDIGAEKVIQVVTDNASVNIAAANLLKAKRPSIFWNGCAAHTIDLMLEDIGNLPEVDKTITQARLVTVFLYAHIRVLALMRSVLKKDLVRSGVTRFATAYLNLKSLQDNKNGLQKLFRSDELHEMGYLKKDKGDKANKVVKSEAFWKHVDISVDFFEPMANVLRRMDSDVPAMGFFYGSMLDAKQEILLRFDNDESRCKSVLDIIDKRWDNKLKKPLHLAGYFLNPYYYYPNKVQIEKEGKFRAAVITCITTMIQEDDEQDAMIEELKTYRAGKESFGTDIATRQRKNKNFDPATWWLNHGTSSPNLKNLAVKILSLTCSSSACERNFSAFEHVHTKKRSRLLSDRLRDLVFVKVNSRMIDRRENKIRDPIEKIVEDVLDDDENEFITGIVPEAIVQVEQEQRDIENQQPEASTSQAHRKRHAHIRKKRKKSIHSLLNSVQEDAVLSDSTNSSSSESEGNHDDKLSDASDDSE, encoded by the exons ATGATTATATTTCCTTTGTTCCTTTTCTGGCTGCTTGTCCTTGCTTGGAGACTTTTGTGTTGCAA GGGAGTAATGAACCTAGTTGTTCATAGTGCTCACGGTGCTTTATTCTTGAACTCGATTGATTGCTCGGCTGTCAAAAAAGATGGCAGATATATCTTTGAGCTTGTTGATCAGTGCATTGAAGATATAGGGGCTGAAAAGGTTATACAAGTGGTGACTGACAATGCTAGTGTCAATATAGCAGCAGCAAATCTATTAAAAGCAAAGAGACCCTCCATATTTTGGAATGGATGTGCAGCCCACACAATTGATCTCATGTTGGAGGACATAGGGAATCTTCCAGAGGTTGACAAAACAATTACCCAAGCAAGGCTAGTGACTGTGTTCTTGTATGCTCATATAAGGGTGTTGGCTTTGATGAGGAGTGTCCTTAAGAAAGACCTTGTGCGCTCGGGTGTTACAAGGTTTGCCACAGCTTATCTCAATCTAAAAAGCTTGCAAGATAACAAGAATGGGCTGCAAAAACTATTCAGATCAGATGAGCTACATGAGATGGGCTACTTAAAGAAGGACAAAGGGGACAAAGCTAACAAAGTGGTGAAATCTGAAGCCTTCTGGAAACATGTTGATATTTCTGTCGATTTCTTTGAGCCAATGGCCAATGTGTTAAGAAGAATGGATAGTGATGTGCCAGCAATGGGATTCTTCTATGGTAGCATGTTAGATGCAAAACAAGAAATTTTGTTGAGGTTCGACAATGATGAGAGCCGCTGCAAATCTGTTTTGGATATCATCGACAAACGTTGGGACAACAAGCTGAAGAAGCCTCTACATTTGGCTGGTTACTTTTTGAACCCCTACTACTACTATCCAAACAAGGTTCAGATTGAAAAAGAAGGAAAATTTAGAGCAGCCGTGATCACGTGCATTACGACAATGATTCAGGAAGATGACGAACAAGATGCGATGATTGAAGAACTCAAGACATATCGAGCTGGGAAGGAGTCTTTTGGAACTGACATTGCCACAAGACAGAGGAAGAACAAAAACTTTGATCCAG CAACATGGTGGCTGAATCATGGAACAAGCTCACCAAACTTGAAGAATTTGGCTGTAAAGATTCTTAGTCTGACATGCAGCTCATCTGCTTGTGAGAGAAATTTTTCAGCATTTGAACAT GTCCATACAAAGAAGCGCAGTAGGCTACTTAGTGATAGGCTTAGAGACCTTGTCTTTGTCAAAGTCAACTCAAGGATGATTGATAGGAGAGAGAACAAGATAAGAGACCCCATAGAGAAGATAGTTGAGGATGTTCTGGACGATGATGAGAACGAATTCATTACTGGGATTGTCCCTGAAGCCATTGTTCAAGTCGAACAAGAACAACGTGATATTGAAAATCAGCAACCAGAAGCATCGACGTCGCAAGCCCACCGAAAGAGACATGCACACattaggaagaagaggaagaagagcatCCATTCTTTGCTTAATTCTGTCCAAGAAGACGCTGTACTTTCTGATTCTACCAATTCTTCATCATCGGAATCAGAAGGTAATCATGACGACAAGCTCTCTGATGCTTCAGATGACTCGGAGTGA